Proteins from a single region of Procambarus clarkii isolate CNS0578487 chromosome 32, FALCON_Pclarkii_2.0, whole genome shotgun sequence:
- the LOC123767450 gene encoding micronuclear linker histone polyprotein-like: MSIDVFNLLVHPLQEQVHGERNVANRQEVNGQDLLTQRRRDTGTDKHGGKSVGHGRIEEVGTGRRDKNGGKPVPSKKKETKNVKKSLKHRTKKQKTSFRTKNGQKRHEGQRRKSSIKRKGEKRRGSKKGIKNSVDQPIRSKKKTSRTKSGKKDRGGKNKDKLQRGKQRRQKKKKDGRVKNGKKVFTVKKAAKGRDKTDKEVPTAKKIVKGRKVTTEKKQKKKSRKNLKESKHKNRKTGGRKQKKNKKSMKTNSKKTKPRKNQNEKPASNKQRNMMNGKKAKKVKGIKVKGNKHKKKQNKASKNQMKINKKTKKNLKTINKDKRKKHKNTKKNKTKVKNSKNSKKNNKKPKKSKSKAGKKGDEPAVKEEGKQSDGRKGYPASGESHGDDFDSKRKCKPHKKCTQAGGKCQKKKTCKTKVVAVKCKGKSCECCLLPCALKPKKKCKKYKGVCKKKCGTKERQIAKGCSKKNCVCCVKACKPLSACNVLGGHCVDNKKLCTGLINKKGCKGTNCLCCYPVLNSCSHFSDQLFNMFKSSWRILQSSSVSTLFISFASSANINLKVSTPVINFDNNPSVKCNNLKIIYNYCSKLNYCNKHYNNFNQRDNIGNQCDNYCSQHDNYSQHADYSSQHDDYSSHHDDYSSQHDDYSSHHDDYSSKHDDYNSQPNDYFSQHDDYSSKHDDYNSQPNDYFSQHDRLL; this comes from the exons atgagcatcgatgtcttcaatcttctcgttcatcctcttcag GAACAGGTGCATGGGGAAAGAAATGTAGCAAATCGTCAGGAGGTAAATGGTCAAGACCTGCTGACTCAGAGAAGAAGAGATACAGGTACTGACAAACATGGCGGGAAAAGTGTTGGTCACGGCAGAATTGAAGAAGTAGGAACAGGTCGCCGAGACAAGAATGGAGGAAAACCTGTTCCTTCCAAGAAAAAAGAAACTAAAAATGTTAAGAAATCGTTAAAACATCGAACTAAAAAACAGAAAACGAGTTTTCGCACCAAGAATGGACAAAAGCGTCATGAAGGGCAGAGGAGGAAAAGTTCTATCAAAAGGAAAGGAGAAAAACGTCGAGGAAGCAAGAAAGGCATAAAGAATAGTGTAGATCAACCCATCAGGAGTAAGAAAAAAACTAGTCGCACCAAGAGCGGAAAGAAAGATCGCGGAGGCAAGAATAAGGATAAACTCCAACGTGGCAAACAACGGCggcagaagaagaagaaagatggtCGCGTCAAGAATGGCAAAAAGGTTTTCACTGTCAAGAAGGCTGCTAAGGGACGTGACAAGACTGATAAAGAAGTTCCCACTGCCAAAAAGATCGTTAAGGGACGAAAAGTTACTACAGAGAAAAAACAAAAGAAGAAATCAAGAAAAAATTTAAAAGAGTCGAAACACAAAAATCGAAAGACAGGCGGCcgaaaacagaaaaaaaataaaaaatcaatgaAAACAAACTCAAAGAAAACAAAACCCCGAAAAAATCAAAATGAGAAGCCTGCGTCAAATAAACAAAGGAATATGATGAATGGGAAGAAAGCTAAGAAAGTTAAAGGCATTAAAGTAAAGGGGAATAAACACAAAAAGAAGCAAAACAAAGCTAGCAAGAACCagatgaaaattaacaaaaaaactaagaaaaacctTAAAACCATAAATAAGGACAAACGCAAGAAACACAAAAATACCAAGAAGAATAAAACCAAAGTTAAAAACAGCAAGAACtctaaaaaaaacaataaaaagcCCAAGAAAAGTAAATCCAAGGCGGGTAAGAAAGGTGACGAGCCGGCAGTAAAGGAGGAAGGGAAGCAGTCTGACGGGAGGAAAGGTTATCCAGCTTCGGGTGAGAGTCATGGTGACGATTTTGACTCCAAAAGAAAGTGCAAACCTCACAAAAAGTGTACTCAAGCCGGCGGGAAGTGTCAGAAGAAAAAGACCTGCAAGACTAAAGTTGTCGCTGTCAAGTGCAAGGGGAAGTCGTGCGAGTGTTGCCTCTTAC CTTGTGCACTGAAACCCAAAAAGAAGTGTAAGAAATACAAGGgcgtgtgcaagaagaagtgcggGACGAAGGAGCGCCAGATAGCCAAGGGCTGCTCCAAGAAGAATTGCGTCTGCTGTGTCAAGGCTTGCAAGCCATTGAGCGCCTGCAATGTTCTTGGTGGTCACTGTGTCGACAATAAGAAACTCTGCACAGGATTGATAAACAAAAAGGGCTGCAAGGGAACCAACTGTCTCTGTTGTTATCCAG tgttgaactcatgcagccatttctcggaccagctcTTCAACATGTTCAAGTCGTCCTGGAGAAtcttgcaatcctcatctgtctcaaccctcttcattagttttgcatcatctgcaaacatcaacCTAAAAGTCTCAACTCCTGTAATCAA CTTCGACAACAACCCAAGTGTCAAATGCAACAACCTCAAGATCATATACAACTATTGCAGCAAACTCAACTACTGcaacaaacactataacaacttCAACCAACGTGACAACATTGGCAACCAGTGTGATAACTACTGCAGCCAACACGACAACTACAGCCAACACGCCGACTACAGCAGCCAACACGACGACTACAGCAGCCATCACGACGACTACAGCAGCCAACACGACGACTACAGCAGCCATCACGACGACTACAGCAGCAAACACGACGACTACAACAGCCAACCCAACGACTACTTCAGCCAACACGACGACTACAGCAGCAAACACGACGACTACAACAGCCAACCCAACGACTACTTCAGCCAACACGACCGACTACTATAG